The sequence AACTATTGATAGATAAAATGATAAAAGAGTAAAACCAAGCCTATGAAATtgaaggatggaaagaaaacTTTTCAACAGGTAATGATGGGGTTAAGTTTAACAAATTTCAGTTTTGCAACAAAAGTAGCTATTGCAAATTAACTTGGTTGTATTTAATTCAgagatttaatgatttttagtGACTTTTTTAAAAGATAGATTTTTGTGTAATTGATTAGCTAACTGAGCTAACAGCAGGATATATTAACAAGTTAAATAGCCAGCCTATCTCTTAATCGTACGCTTACGAGCATATCTTAGTTCCATCTCGTGGGAGTCCATCTTCCTTCCCGTTTGTTTAAGTTTGAGTTCCCTTCGGGAGGTGGGGTAGGCAAGTTTGAGGTGGGCAAGTGAGCTCTCCCGGCCGGTCTCCTAGGGTCTAAGACAGGGAGTTAGTAAGTTTTCAAGGAGAGGCGGCAAGTTAACAAGCCAGTTTCTTTCACCAATCCTGTGAGCTAGCTCCTTTCTTTCTTCCAGTGTGTTTTGTTGACATTCATATGATATCACAGATTTTCAAACAGGTTTTTATGAACTCTTTTACAGATTTACAAACATATTTCTATGTACTCTGATAGATTTTTTGCAAGATTTTTGTAGACATTTGTAAATATTTAATGGAATTATATGaactttatatatttaattatactttattattattaaaattttaaaacatgtcATTGTATTAAATCAGGAAccttatgtttgaatttataatatatatcttcatgtaaaaaaatattttaaaatattatttacaattgtgtaaatatattttttgaataaaatatgatagTTTACAACATAATcgaaaacgaaaaaaaaaaatcattcaaagagttaacaaaaaatttatatattaaaaaatttactaTGGCTTTCAATTTTATGTGCtaacaaaattttataatttttgtaataattttatttaaaaactaactattatattttttttgatttgAAACTATTGTAAAAGATTAGTGACTTAAGAAAACACTAGTGCCTTGTTCGgccaaaaaaggaaaaaaattcaaTGATAAAAGATAATTAAATagtgaaaatataaaaatatatttttgaaggtAGGAGAGAGGGAGATAGATAGGAGAGGATAGATACACGCAAGAGAGAAAAAGAAAGATAAAGAGAAAGAGAAAGAAATAGAGATAGAGATAGAGATAAAGATAGAAAAAGAGAAAATTTGTACGTGAATTATAAGTTTTAAAAATCCATCCAAATTTTTGGGTTGTATCAAAGAaaatttttgattatttatagttttACTTTATGTTTAAATTTTTGTATGTTAATAAATTCAATAGAGTTATTAAAAGtctattcaaattttgaatacctataaaattttataaaatttttaaaagttaaggTCAATACCACTTGACTTTTTAAAACATTCgaaaaatctattttaaataatGTTAGACTTTTATAGAGAATACAAAATTCTGGATTGAACAGCTgtgaatttttaaaatctatTAAAAGTAATCAAATCTTTTATATTGAATATGCTTTTAAAATAATACGACGTGTTCACTTATCTAGTAACCTTCATATAGAACAAGTATTACTACATCAAAGAAAGCGTcaagtaaattgaaaataaatcatCCCCATGTAAAAGGCTTGCGGGAATTGTTACAGGTATGTTACCAAAAAGCCTGGTGTATTTAATTGCACAAATTGTGTTAAAGATCAATATAAAAATAGTCATAAGGTACTCACCTATGCTAAACTATATATTCTTAATCAAAAACATTTAATTATTGTGTATACATTCTTACAATTGATTTTTTCAGGTACCGAATAACAATAATCTTCCAAGATAAAAGTGAAACGACCTAAGTGACATTGTTTCAAGAGGTTGCAGTGTTATTTATTGGTTGTTCTATTGAGAAATACATTGACACGCACTATTATaagttaatttaaaatattcattcaaatatttttatatttatcttatagTATTTCCAATAATTACATATTTTATATTGTAGCAACCAAGTACACTGgagcaaaaaattatttttttatcaccCAAGAAAAAAAGATCACAAGTTTCTTTTCAAATTAGACAATTTCGTCTCATATAAGAATGCGACACTATCAATAATTGGGGATGATTTCGagaaacataacaattaaagagaaacattataaataataaGAAACCAAAGACTCATAACATCATTGAAATACAAACTGGTGATAATATAAGAATAAGCGCAAACAAAACGGCAAAACCTCTTAACGAAAATTAAAATCAGTCATCTCCAAACAAAAATATCACAATTCTCAAATATTCAAGATGATGAAAAGATTGTTGATTTTAATAGAAGACTGAAAAAAGTTAAACAAAATAACAATATATACATGACCCAAAAGTGAAAATTAAGCGAGAAAAGAATTAATAATGTTTTTTAATATTGAGAATTTAGAATCAACACcatgttttttttattcaagCTTCAATGGACAATGAAAATTTTACTTTCCCAAATAAAcctacataaatatttaattttcattaaCTCTTTATAAAGTTCGTCTTTCCATATCATATAACACGTGCAACGTCACACTTAttagttaaaaaaatttaaaaaaaaatgaagacgCTTAAACGCACACGATGGAACTCTTATCAACAACTACTATTTACATGACAAGGAAGTCAAATAATTTGAACTtccaaatataattttttaaatcttaGACGAGACACGAATTCATCAACAACTTGATCTTCAACGATTCTCTCCAATTTACAAACTTCAAAGTGCCTGAATTGTCTACCATTATTCACAAAAATTCTTACGAAACAATATAATGAGTTAATTTCATGAGACATATCTCTTATTTGAATTATCCATGTTggctcaaaaaaaaattatccattaaaaattattattttttgtgtcaaatactattttttatagtaaatatgaataaaattgACTCATTTTACAAATAAAGATACGTAAAAACGTCTAACAACATAAACTACTCAGCATTATTTTGGTTGTTAATCATGTCAAGGATCATATCAACTGCCCTAagaagtaaaaactcaaaactTGAACTTTACCATGTTGAAATGACTAATGAGTTTTGAGCTGTTTGATTACCATTAAACTAGATTTCGGATTtgagtttaaaataataataatcgttGAACTGATTTGACTCCCAAATAGCATGAACCCCAAGTAGCACAAATTACTCCCTACACTTCGCTAAAACATGCCCTACGGATATACTATCGATCCCACAGAATCTAGCCACCATCGTAACGAACCTGGATGCGATCACGATCTACGCAAACTCGAAGGAACAATTAGAGTCAGATCAATGGCCGATTAATGGCATCCCAAAACAAATTGTTTCTGCACTGTGTTCGAAAGTTTTCACACTCGTGAAAGAAGATCACGTGATTGTATCACGAAATTGTGTATGgcttaaaaataaacaaatttgtCCAAAGACAAAAGTCCTGGACAACTGGCATGGAACGTGTGTACAATTAGAAAAACAACTCACACATGGAACACCTTTACTTTAATAGTGCCACGATTTATAACATTATTGATAAGTACAAATGATGATGCAAGATACATTCTACACCAATTTCACCATATTTAAAAAGGTAAAGCAAATATTttacttaaaaaacacaaaggTCAAGCAAATAAATGTTTAGTGCTTGTGCGACGAATCCACACAGATACTGCAACTTTACAACAAAGAAATGCATAGAGATCTGCTAATAATAGTATTATTAATCAACCACCAAAAGCATACCACATGATACCAATCTTGACAAAGATGCAGCAACAAACAAATTATAGCCAAGAACATGCTCTAGTCCAACTTATTTCAAACTTAGACACAAGCTCATTTTCTTGACTGAAAATTCATAGAAGTTATCTATGTACCATTAAAGCAGGCGATCTAACAATTCAATGAATCTTGCTTCAACGTAATTACTCATTCGACAACACAAATGATGAATATTACCACCAATTTTCGTTCAAAATTCACACACCCCATATCTCAAATGTCCAGATAAAGTCCAGCGATTCAAAAATATCATTGAATTTCAACTAGAATAGCGAAAAgctgattaaaaaaaaaatcttactcTATCACAGATAGACTAAAAACATCAATTTGAGTGGGAGTATCACGTTAAATGACAATGTACACAAATAACAGCTTGCATCATATGAACAAGACAACAAGAATAGTTTCACATCATCTTGGTATTTATTACAGGCTGTCTTAAATACTCAGAGGATTAAGGACCACAAATGGCCCTCCAAGAATCCCGTAATTGAAAGATACTGAGTCATTCGGCTAGCTATGTCACATGCCTTGTCCACTCAATGACTTACTTGTATAAAACTAAAAGACAATCTACAAACAGTCAAAAGCAAGTGCCTAATATTAActaagaaaagaaaaacaggCAAACAAATACAAAGAAACAAATGAATGCAAGCAATATACTACAATCTGAAACAGCTAAAGCTATTGAAAAAAATCAGTCAAGATGATGCAAGATTCCCATTGATACAAGCTTGATTTTAGCATCTATCTTAATGGCTTAAAAACAGATGAATTTCCTAGCACTTTTCTCAAAGAAGATAATGAAGGATTAATCCAATGGCAATAACATGATCCAAGATTTTCCAACTTGGAGAATAACTCAGATAAAAGCAGACTTGATTATCTATAAAAGCAAGCAAATTACTCCAAAAATCCATAAAGCTGTTAAATTTGAAGTCCCATGAGAAACAAGATAATTAAAAGGTAATGGCATATAAAAAGAAACACCAGCAGCAAGAAGTGAAGTCTGATCCCGGCCGAGTAATCTTGGTCGAATTACATGACAATATCTCCTAATCCGAACTGGAACCGGGCTTAGTGTCGGGCTTTCTGCAGAGAATCATATGCATCGGAGTGAAAATCCCAGTCTCCCCACCTCGAGTAAGGTAATCAGCGGTAACAAACAGCATCTCGTGCACATCAACCACACCTTTAGGCGCAATCCCTATCCACGCAAGCACGGTAACAAGAATGTGGTTCCTCCAGTACGCAAGCCGACCCATTTTCAGGCGGGTCCACCATGGATTAGCCGGCGGCTTAGCTAAATCCTTCTCCTTGATCACTTCGAAACCCACCCTTTTCGCCACTTGGGCTATATCGCTGTAATTTCTCAGACCCGGCAACGCGTCTCCCCTCTCGATCCCTTGGATGACCTCCACGTGTTCCGGGTTGTCTCCGTGGTACAACTCTGTGGTAACCCATTCATACGAGACGTACAAGGATCCGGGTTTCAAAACCCTGTAGATCTCGCTGTACACCTCTTCGAGCTTCGGCGCATGACACGTCGCTTCAATGGAATATGCCCCATCGAAGCTGTTTTCCTCGAACGGCATCTGGAGGAAATTCCCGCACACCACCTCACACTGCTTGTCAAGCCCGGCCTTTTTGTTATGCATCCGGGCCCGTTTCACCTGGTACTCATTTATGGTGATACCCACAACATTCGCCCCGGAATGGCTCGCAATCGCACGCATCGGGCCCCCGACTCCGCAACCCGCGTCCAGAATCCTGGCCCCGGGCTTGACATTCAATAGATCCACCGCCATCTCCTCGTGAACACGGGTGGCTTCGCGGTGCGATTTCCCAGGAATCGAAGGCGAAAAGTGGAAAGACTGTCCCCAACCCCATTCGTAGATATCCGTGACCAGATTGTAGAAGGTGTCCACAAAAGCTGGAACCTTTTCCACCGTCTCGATCTCCTTAGGTTGGCGAAAGAAAGACCAGTATTGCTTGTAATTGTCCTGGACCTTTTCCTTGGCAATGGAGCCGCCGGAGAGGTGCACCGCCCGCTTGCCTTTCTGCTCCGCCGAGCCGAGAATGCAAACGAACCAGTACAAGCCGCCGGCTATGAGAGAGGCGGTGCAGAATAGAGAGAAAGAATCCATGGATGGCAACAAAGTTTTGGGGAGATTTCAGAAAAAGTGAACCATTTTGCGAAATGGGCAGTGAAGCTTTATTCAGCAGCAGGGTTGTCCAGTTTCTATTATCTGCGACCTGTGCAATGCTCCGCTGCTATTCCACTCAATCAATTTTTCGACACGTCATCAACGAAAATAAAACcatctttttaaaaaatcaagtcGAGGAACTGTTTTATAATGACGGCAAtcaaaattctaatattttgatattgacacaataattaaataatccagaaaaaaaaataaaaggaatGCTTTTAATTTCTAGTGGAAAGACCTTAGGGTTTCATTTGAACTAGAAATAATATGTCAATCACacaaaaattgtattttttttagtctATCTGTAATCTTCTATACATTTATCTAAtataaatattgt comes from Henckelia pumila isolate YLH828 chromosome 4, ASM3356847v2, whole genome shotgun sequence and encodes:
- the LOC140864097 gene encoding 24-methylenesterol C-methyltransferase 2-like gives rise to the protein MDSFSLFCTASLIAGGLYWFVCILGSAEQKGKRAVHLSGGSIAKEKVQDNYKQYWSFFRQPKEIETVEKVPAFVDTFYNLVTDIYEWGWGQSFHFSPSIPGKSHREATRVHEEMAVDLLNVKPGARILDAGCGVGGPMRAIASHSGANVVGITINEYQVKRARMHNKKAGLDKQCEVVCGNFLQMPFEENSFDGAYSIEATCHAPKLEEVYSEIYRVLKPGSLYVSYEWVTTELYHGDNPEHVEVIQGIERGDALPGLRNYSDIAQVAKRVGFEVIKEKDLAKPPANPWWTRLKMGRLAYWRNHILVTVLAWIGIAPKGVVDVHEMLFVTADYLTRGGETGIFTPMHMILCRKPDTKPGSSSD